GGTCGACACGGCCGAACAGGCGCGCGCGCTGGTGTCGGCCACGCGCTATCCGCCGCTGGGCATCCGCGGCGTCGGCAGTGCCGTGGGCCGCGCCTCGCAGTGGAGCGCGCGCACCGACTACCTCGACATCGCCGACGCGGAAGTCTGCCTGCTGGTGCAAGCGGAAACCGTGGCGGCGCTCTCCAACCTGGCGCAGATCTGCGATGTGGACGGCATCGACGGCGTCTTCATCGGCCCCGCCGACCTTGCCGCGTCGATGGGCCACCGCGGCAAGCCCGGGCATCCGGAGGTGCAGGCCGCGATCGAAACCGCCATGCGCACCATCGTGGCTTCGGGCAAGGCCGCAGGCACGCTGACCTCCGACCCGAAGCTGGCGCGGCGCTACCTGGAGCTGGGCTGCAGCTTCGTCGCGGTGGGTGTCGACGTGCTGCTGTTCGCGGGCGCGGCCCGCAAGCTCGCGGCCGACTTCAGCGGCGCGCCGCCTGCCGCCGAGCCGGCCTCGCGCGCGGCCTACTGAACGACGGCCTCGGCGCGAGGAGACAAACCTAAGGAAGGTTCTCGCGAAAGATCACCTGGCTGCGCGTGGTTTCCACGCCGCTGAGCGCTTCGCGCTTGTCGCGCAGATTGGCGAAGATGCGCACGCAGTTCATCAGCGTGGTGTGCGGGCTCTGCGTGATCACCGCATCCATGCTGCCATCGATCAGCAGCGTGCGCGTGTCAGGCGTGAGTCCGTGCCCGATGAACACCACCTTCTGCTCGCGCCCCGCTTCCTTCAGCGCCCGCGCCACGCCGTCGGATGCGCCACCGATGTTGTAGATGCCGCCCATGTCGGGGTACTGCTCCAGCAGCGCGCGCGTCTGCCGGTAGTTCTTGCCGGCATCGTCCTGGCCTTCGCGCAGGCCCACCACTTCGAGCCGCGGAAACATCTCGTCGATCACGTGCAGGAAGCCGGCCTCGCGCTCCTCGTGCGCCTTGTAGCTCAAGCTGCCCGCGATGAGCGCGACCTTCGCGGCGCGCGCGCCGATGAAACGGCCGATGAGGTAGCCCGCGGTGCGGCCGGCCGCGCGGTTGTCCAGCCCCACGAAGGCCGCGCGCTCGGAGTTCGACAGGTCCGAGATCAGCGTGACCACCGGCAGCCCGCGCGCCGCCAGCGCGGCCACCGCCTCGCGCACCGCGGGGTGCTCCAGCGCCATCATCGCGATGCCGTCGCAGCGCTGGCCATGGCGGCGCAGCGCGTCGGCCAGTTCGTGCGGGTTGAAGCTCTCGATGAACACCGTGCGGCACTGCACGTTGAACGGCGCCCAGTGCTCCTGCGAATAGCCGACCATGTCGCCCAGCATGCGGATGAAGCGGTTGGTGCCGGCCGGCAGCAAAAACACCAGCCTGAGGGGCGGCGGCGTGAGCGCGGCATAGAGCTCCGGGCCAGGCAGGTAGTCGAGCTCGCCCGCAGCCTTGAGCACGCGCTGCACCGTGGCGTCGCGCACGCCGGGGCGGCGGTTGAGCACGCGGTCGACGGTGGCGGTCGAGACCTGCGCCGCACGCGCGATGTCGACCACGCGCGCGCGCCGCGCATCGGTTGAAGGGTTATCCCGCATACATCAAAAACCATCAAGTTCGAGTTTGACCCGGATGATGCATCCTTTTATCTTCCCTGTGGCTCTCATCCAATGGTGCATCAGATTGCATCAACCGCATTCCGAAGATCCTGGAGACAAAGACATGACATCGCTGACCCGCCGCAGTGCCTTGCGCACGCTTTCCGCCCTCCCCGCCGCCGGCATCGTGAGCGCCCTGCCGCGCATCGCCCGCGCGGCCGAGTTCTCGTACAAGTACGGCAACAACCTGCCGCTCAGCCATCCGCTGAACATCCGCGCGCAGGAGGCGGCCGACCGCATTGCCAAGGAAAGCAAGGGCCGGGTCGAGATCAAGATCTTCCCCAACAACCAGCTCGGCGGCGACACCGACATGCTGGCGCAGGTGCGCTCGGGCGGCATCGAGTTCTTCACGCCGTCCGCGCTGGTGATTGCCACGCTGGTGCCGGTGGCCGCCATCAACGCCGTGGGCTTCGCGTTCAACGACTACGGCCAGGTGTGGGGCGCCATGGACGGCCAGCTCGGCGCGCACGTGCGCGGCGCCATCGCCAAGTCGCGCCTCCATGCCTTCGAGAAGATGTGGGACAACGGCTTTCGCCAGACCACCAGCAGCAAGGCCGCGGTCACCAACGCCAAGGACATGGACGGCCTGAAGATCCGCGTGCCCGTGAGCCCGCTGTCGATTTCGATGTTCAAGGGCCTGGGCGCCGCGCCCGCGAGCCTGCAGTTCAGCGAGGTGTATTCCGCGCTGCAGACGAAGATCGTCGATGCGCAGGAGAACCCGCTGCCGATCATCCAGGTGGCCAAGCTGTTCGAGGTGCAGAAGTTCTGCTCGCTCACCAACCACATCTGGGACGGCTACTGGTTCATTGCCAACGGCCGCGCCTGGGAGGCGTTGCCCGACGACCTCAAGACCATCGTCTCGCGTGCCATCAACGACGCCGGCATGCAGCAGCGCGAAGACATCAAGAAGCTCAACGAATCGGTCGTCGGCGACCTGCAGGCCAAGGGCCTCAGCATCAACCGCCCGGTGGCCGAGAGCTTTCGCGCCAAGCTGCGCGAGTCGGGCTTTTATGGCGAGTGGAAGGGCCGCTTCGGCCCCGAGGCGTGGGCGCTGCTCGAAGGCGCCGTCGGCAAGCTGGCCTGACCGCCCATGGTGCATGAATCCACTTTCGAGGCCGCGCCTTTCGTGGGCGCCGGCCCGTCCGCCAACGCGCTGAGCGGCATGGCCGGGCGCGCCGACCGCGTGCTGGGCGGCGCGGTCGAGGCCGTGGCCGCGCTGCTGGTGCTGGCCGAGATCTGCGTGCTGTTCGCGGGCGTGGTGTCGCGCTATGTGTTCCATGCGCCGCTGGTGTGGTCGGACGAGCTCGCGTCGATCCTGTTCCTGTGGCTCTCGATGCTCGGCGCGGTGGTGGCGTTGCGGCGCGGCGAGCACATGCGCATGACGGCGCTGCTGCAGAAGGTGCAGCCGCACACGCGGGCGATGCTCGACGCCTTTGCCATCGCGGCTTCGGTCGCGTTCCTGGTGCTGATCATCTGGCCGTCGATCGACTACGCGCACGAGGAGTCGTTCATCGTCACGCCCGCGCTGGAGATCAGCAACGCCTGGCGCGCCGCGGCCATTCCAACGGGCATCGGCATCATGCTGGCGATGGCGCTGCTGCGCCTTTTGCGCGTGTGCACCGGGCGGCAGATCGCAGTCGCGGTGCTCGGCATGGCGGCGCTGGTGGCGGCTTTCTGGCTGGCTGCGCCGCTGTTCGCGACGCTCGGCAAGTTCAACCTCGTGATCTTCTTTGTGGTGGTGGTGGCGGCCACGGTGCTTTCGGGCGTGCCCATCGCGTTCTCGTTCGCGCTGGCCACCTTCGGCTACCTGGCGCTCACCACGCGCACGCCGCTGCTGGTGATGGTGGGGCGCCTGGACGAAGGCATGTCGCACCTGATCCTGCTCGCGGTGCCGCTCTTCATCTTCCTGGGCGCGCTGATCGAGATGACGGGCATGGCGCGCGCCATGATCCAGTTTCTTGCGAGCCTGCTGGGCCACGTGCGCGGCGGCCTCTCGTATGTGCTGATCGGAGCGATGTACCTGGTGTCGGGCATCTCGGGCTCCAAGATCGCCGACATGGCGGCCATTGCGCCCGTGCTGTTCCCCGAGATGGTCAAGCGCGGCGCCAAGCCCGGCGACCTGGTGGCGCTGCTGTCGGCCACCGGCGCGCAGACCGAGACCATTCCGCCGTCGATCGTGCTCATCACCATCGGCTCGGTCACGGGCATTTCCATCGCGGCGCTCTTCACCGGCGGGCTGCTGCCCGCCGTGGTGCTGGGCGCCGCGCTGTGCGCGGTGGTGTGGTGGCGTTACCGGCGCGAAGACCTGAGCGGCGTGCAGCGCCACAGCAGGCGCGAGGTCGGCAAGCTGCTGCTGGTTGCGTTGCCCGCGGTGCTGCTGCCCTTCGTGATCCGCGCCGCCGTGGTCGAGGGCGTGGCCACGGCCACCGAGGTGTCGACCATCGGCATTGTTTACTCGGCCATCGTCGGGCTCTTCGTGTACCGGCAGTTCGACTGGAAACGGCTCAAGCCGATGCTGGTCGACACGGCCTCGCTCTCGGGCGCGATCATCTTCATTGTCGGCTGCGCCACGGCCATGGCCTGGGGCCTCACGCAGTCGGGCTTCTCGCAGGACCTGGCACGCGTCATGGGCGCGCTGCCGGGCGGCGCCTACGGCTTCCTGGCCGTGTCGATCGTGGCCTTCATCGTGCTGGGCAGCGTGCTCGAGGGCATTCCGGCCATCGTGCTGTTCGGGCCGTTGCTGTTTCCCATTGCCAAGGCCGCGGGCGTGCACGAGGTGCACTACGCCATGGTCGTGATCTTCGCGATGGGCATCGGCCTGTTCGCGCCGCCCTTCGGCGTGGGCTACTACGGCGCCTGCGCCGTCAGCAAGGTCAACCCCGACGAAGGCATCAGGCACATCTGGGGCTACATCGCCGCGATGCTGGTGGGCCTGGTGATCGTGGCCGCGTTCCCGTGGTTCTCGACCGGTTTTCTCAAGTTCTGATCACAACAACACACTCACATCAACGGAGCCAACCGCAATGAGTCGATTCCTCGGCGAGATCCGCCAGCTGGGCTATGTCGTGCACGACATCGAAGCCGCCATGGACTACTGGAGCACCACGCTGGGCGTGGGCCCGTGGTTCTACAACCCCAAGGTGCCGATCAAGAACTACCGCTACAACGGCCAGGCGCACGAGCCTCACAACTCGGTGGCGTTGGCCAACTCGGGCTATGTGCAGGTCGAGCTGATCCAGACGCGCAACGACGTGCCCTCGATGTACCGCGACTTCCTGCAGGCCGGCCGCACCGGGCTGCAGCACGTGGCCTACTGGACGGCCGACTACGACGCCGACCTCGCGCGCCTCACCGCGCAGGGCTTCAAGCCTGTGATGAGCGGCGAGGTGGGCGAGCGCGGGCGCTTCATCTACTTCGACACCGAGTACCACCCGGGCACGGTCATCGAGCTGTCCGAAGTGGCGGGCCCCAAGGGCAAGATGTTCGACCTGATCCGCAACGCCTCCGAAGGCTGGGACGGCAGCGAGCCGGTGCGGCCCTTTCCCGATCTGAGCAAGCTGTGACCGTGACTGAACGCATCCGCGCGCGCTACCTGATCGAGACGCCGCTGGACCCGGCCGCCGTGGCCGAGGTGATGGCCGGCGAACAATCGTGCGGCACCTTCACGCGCGTGGGGGGCGAGACCGACGCGCTGCGCGAACGCGCGCGCGCCACCGTCGAGGCGATCACCGAGCTTGTGCCTGCCGAAGTACCGAGCCTGCCCAACGCGCTGCTCGAACGCAAGGGCACGCGCGGCCCGTGGCGGCGTGCGCACGTCGACATCTCTTTTCCGATGTCGAACATCGGCGCCAACCTGCCGACGCTCGCGGCCACGGTGTCAGGCAACCTCTACGACCTGGGCGAAGTGACGGGCCTGCGGCTCGAATCGCTGCAGCTTCCTGCCGCCTACCGCACGCAATTCGAAATGCCGCGCATCGGCATCGCGGGCACGCGGCGCGCCACCGGCGTGGCCAGCGGCGCGCTGGTCGGCACCATCATCAAGCCAAACGTGGGACTGTCCGCGAACGAGACCGCCGAGCTGGTCGCCAGGCTCTGCGCCGCGGGCGTCGACTTCATCAAGGACGACGAGGTGTGTGCCGACCCCGCGCATGCGCCGCTCGCCGAGCGCGTACCCGCGGTGATGGCCGTGGTGCGCGCACACCAGCAGCGCACCGGCAAGCACGTGATGGTGGCCTTCAACATCACCGACGAAACCGATGCGATGAAGCGGCATGCCGACCTGGTCGAGCGCGAAGGCGGATCGTGCGTGATGGCCAGCCTCAACTGGTGCGGCCATTCGGGCATGCAGACCCTGCGCCGCCACACCGGCCTGGCGCTGCACGGCCACCGCAACGGCTACGGCGCGCTGTCGCGCCATCCGCTGCTGGGCATTTCGTTCCAGGCCTATCAAACGCTCTGGCGGCTGGCCGGCGTCGACCACATGCACGTGCACGGCCTGCAGGGCAAGTTCTCGCAGCCCGACAGCGAAGTCGTCGAATCGGCGCGCGACTGCTTCACGCCGCTGACCGATGCCGCCGACGACCGCGTGATGCCGGCCTTCTCGTCGGGCCAATGGGCCGGCACCGTGCCCGCCACCTGGGCCGCCATCGGCATCGACGACCTGCTCTTCATGGCCGGCGGTGGCATCCTCGCGCATCCCGATGGCGCAGCGGCCGGCGTCACGAGCATCCGCCAGGCCTGGTCGGCCGCGCGCGCCGGCATCGCGCTGCAAGAAGCCGCCCGCGGCGCGCCCGAACTGGCGCGCGCGCTGGCCTTCTTCGGCAGGCCGTGATGCCGGCCGCTCAAGTGCCGGCCATCGTCTACTACGGCGACGATTTCACCGGCGCCACCGACACCCTTGGCACCGCCGCGCGCGCAGGCCTGCGGGCCCTGCTGTTCCTGAACACGCCCGATGCCGCGCGGCTCGCGCAAGCCGGCCCGCTCGACGTGCTGGGCATTGCAGGCGCCGCCCGCGCCATGGCGCCCGAAGCCATGCAGGCCGAGCTGGCCCCGGTCGCCGCGCTGTTCCGCTCGCTCAGCGCGCGCGTGCTGCACTACAAGACCTGCTCGACCTTCGACAGCGCGCCGCACATCGGCTCCATCGGCGCAGCCGTGCGCGCGCTGCGCGGCGCCGTCGAACAACCCTGGACCGCGATCGTCGGCGGCCAGCCCAACATCGGCCGGCATTGCCTGTTCGGCCACCTGTTCGCCGCGGCCGGCGCGGGCGGCGAGGTGTTTCGCATCGACCGGCATCCGACGATGAGCCGGCACCCGGTCACGCCGATGCACGAGGCGGACCTGAGGCTGCACCTGGCGGCGCAGGGCTTGGCCGGCATGCACTCCATTCCTTTCACGGCCGCCTCACGGGGCCCGGATGCGCTCGGCGAGGCGCTGCAGCGCGCACTGCGCCTGCCCTCCGCTGTGGCCGATGCCGATGATGCCCAGGCCGTGCTGTTCGACGTGGCCGATGCCCCGCAGCTCGCGGCCATCGGCCATGTGCTGTGGTCCGAGGCCCGGCGCGCCACGCTGCTTGCCGTGGGCCCGAGCAGCGTGGTCGATGCGCTGGCCAGCGCGCTCGGCACGCGCAGCGATTCGCCGGCCGACTCGCGCCACGTCACTCCCGCGCGCGGCCCCGTGCTCGTGCTTGCCGGAAGCCTGTCGCCCGTGACGGCGCGGCAGGTGGCGGCGGCACGCTCGTTCGACACCGTGTGGCTCGATGCGCCACGGCTCGCGCAACGCGACGCGGCCACGCTGGAGCGCCATGCCCGCGAGATCGCGCAGGGCCTTGCCCGCGGCCGCCACATGCTGGCCTGCACCCGCCCCGCCGAGCAGACGCCCACCGAGGGCCACAACGTCGATGCCCAGTCCCTCTCCCGCGCCGGCGGCGACCTGCTGGCCAAGGTGCTGGCGATGGCGCCGCTGCACCGCGTCGGCATTGCCGGAGGCGACACTTCGAGCCACGCCGTGCAGGCGCTCGATGCGTGGGGGCTCTCCTATGTGGCCGACATGGGCGCCGGCGCCTCGCTGTGCCGCGTGCACAGCGACGACGCCGCGCTCGACGGCATGGAGATCATGCTCAAGGGCGGCCAGATGGGCTCGGACGATGTGTTCGAGCGCCTGGTGCATGGTGATGCGGGCAGCGGCCCGCTTTCGTGAGAGAGAGAGCGAGAGGCAGGCGTTCAGGCGAACGCGTAGGGACCGGCAAAGTCTCCGATATGGCTCAGGTGGCTGACCACGCCCTGCCGCTCGTCCCACAGATGCAGCATGCAGCTGCGCGGCCCGACATGGGATTGCGGCGGCGCACCGGGGCGCAGCTGCAATGCGATCTCCGTCGTGGTGCTCGGGCATGAACAGACCACGGTTCCACCCCAGCGGCGCAGCATCGTGCGGTGCACATGCCCGCACAGCACCAGTTCGACATTCGGCGCGCTCCGCACCACGTCTTCGAGCTGCTGCGCCTCCATGCAGCGGTAGGCATCCACATAGGGAATGCCGCTCGTGAAGGGCGGGTGATGCAGCATCAGCAGCGTGGGCTTGACGGTGTCTTTTGCCAGCGTGCGCGCAAGCCACGCGAGGCCTTCGGTGTCGATGTGGCCGTGGTGCTTTCCGGTAACGCACGAGTCCAGCCCGATGATGCGCACCGCATGGTCGTCCAGGCACCACTGCAGCGGCCCCGCCTTGGGCAGGTAGGCGTGGTCGCTGAACGCAGCGCGAAAGCTCTCGCGATGGTCATGGTTGCCGGGAATGACGAGAAACGGAATGCGCGAGGCAGAAAGCAGCATGCGCGCCATCTCGTATTCTTCGGCGCGGCCTTCGTCGACCAGGTCGCCCGTGAGCACAAGCAGATCAGGGAGACGGTCGAGCGCGTGCAGATGCGCGAGCGCCTCGGCAAACATCCTGTTGGAGTCGACAACGCCTTGGTACAGTTCGCCTTTGGCGCGAATGTGCGGATCGGACAGCTGGGCGATGAGCATTTGGCTCCTCGAAAAACAGGCTGCCATGGTGTCTCCACGGAAGGAGTGCAGCCATACGCCTGTTGGCGTAGTTGTTCGAGTACCAGCAAGCGGTCTCATGCCGTCGACGGATGGCCCTGGCCCGCGCTCTCGATGGGGATTCACATGGTGTATCACTTCGGCCGTCCAACATGCTGCAACCCGCCGGACGGCAGCCCGTCATTTCTGCATGACCATGCGATACAGCGCATTGATTGCGGGGGTTGGAACCTTGGAACCCGACCGCAAATCTTGCGGCTCGTCGTACACCGATTCGTATCGGATGATGGTTGTGACGCCCTCTCCGCCAACCAGCTTGACGAGTTCGGCAAAACATGGGGCGCTGTTTTCGGCACTGGTCAGGCGCAGCAAGGAAAGCTCGTCGCCCGCCTTGATGGGCGTCTCGGTTCGCGGCCAACCTGTCGCAAAACAGTCGGCCTTCAGGCGCGCCGCCGACAGCGCCTCGGCCCAACGATCAGGACCCAATCCCGAAAATACGCCACGCCCCGATTCGACGGTGAATTCCTTGATGATGGCCGGACCCAGCCCGGTGTTCGTCAGATACAGGCCATTGCGCCCTCCCGGCCCTTTGAGCTGGGGAACCAACTGCAGCATCGGCTTGACTGTCAGGCGGTTATGCGTGCGCGATATCTCGATTTGCTGCCATGCGAAACACGTAGCGGCCAGCGAGAGTACGCAGGCGGCAATGGATACAGTGGTCTGGATTGCGATGTGACTCATTTGAATTGAGGTTGTCCTGAGATATCAAGCGGGAGGAAAAGGGCAGCGCTTGCCTGCGCTTCTTGCCGTCTCGCCCACGGCCACGAGTGCGCCGCGGCTGGCGCTGAAGACGAGGCGGTGGGCTTGGCGGTTCACGGGACGGCGGCTTTGCTTGCGGTGGGAATACCGTCAATACATCCGCACATTGCGTGAAATGTTTAGCGCTAGGCTAAACCCGCCGAATCTGCGGCGGATGAGCTGTGATGTTCTTGCTGCTCGATGTGCACGGCGACCACACCACCGTGGACCACAGTTGGGTGGCCGAGCACATCAAGGCGGATGCGCAGGAGATCGCCGAGCGCAGACGCACGATGCGCCGGCGCCCACCCCGCTTCTTCGCGGTCGGCCACACCTGGGCGCTGGACCTGAGCTTCATGGTCAACGCGCAGGGCTTCACCTTCGCCATGCTGGGCATCATCGACCACGGCTCGCGCCGCTTGCTGTGCCTGAAGCAGTTGCCGCGCAAATGCACGCTGGCACTGCTGGGCCATCTGTTCCTGACGATGGCGCGCTATGGTGTGCCGGCGGTGATCCGCACCGACAACGAGTCGATGTTTGCCAGCGTGCTCTGGCGCACGATGCTGGCGGCGTTGGGCGTTTGCCATCGGCGCAGCCGGCCGGGCTGCCCGTGGGACAACGGGCGCATCGAGCGCCTGTTCGGCACGCTCAAGTCGCTGCTCAGATCGATCCGACCTCACACCGTCCAAGCCTTGCGCACCTCGCTCAAGGAGTTCACCTGGTTCTACAACCATGTGCGGGTGCACCAGAATCTCAAGGGGCTGACGCCGATGGAAACCTGGAACGGCAACACGCTGGCCGACCATGACTGTTCGTATGCAAGCTAACATCGCTCGCCCGCGCCCACCAGGCGCATGCGTTGTCCATTTCTGCACAGAAAGGCGGACACGTTGAAATCCGTTCTTGTCGTTTGCATCGGCAACATCTGCCGAAGCCCGATGGCGCATGTCCTGCTCGCCGATGCGTTGCCAGAGATCACCGTGTCGTCGGCCGGCACGGGTGCGTTGATAGGCCACCCCGCGGACTCCATCGCCCAGCAATTGATGGCCGCGCGCGGCCTCGACCTGAGTGCCCACCGCGCGAGGCAGATCACCCAGCCGATGTGCGTCCAGGCCGACCTGATCCTCACCATGGACGAGGGGCAGCGTCGCCACATCGAAAACAGCTACCCGCTCACGCGCGGCCGGGTCTTTCGCCTTGCCGAAACCGCCAAGCTGAATATCCCTGACCCCTACCGCATGGGCCAGGAAGCCTTCGAGCACGCACTTCAACTCATTGACGCCGGCGTCAAGACATGGGCCGAACGCATTCGGCAATTCAAATGAACACTCCTGCTGCCACTACTTCCAACGCGGCGCGGGCCGGCCAGCCTGCTGCGTCCTCCGCTGCAAAGACGAACGATGACGAGATCAACCTCTCGGAATATTTCGACATCCTGATCGACCACAAGTGGCGTATTCAACAAGTGACCAGGATCACCTTTTCAGAGCTATCTAACGTGTCTTACCTTTTGCTACCCATCTTTTGTCGAAAATGTGAATGCGTGCCCATTTTTTTCTTGCGACCGGGGAACGCAGATCAGCGATCAGCAGGCGGTCAGGTGTGACATATCCAATGCTCAAAAAGACCCTTCGGGAGGGCATTTGTTGTTTACATCCATGTACACCTTCGCAATCGACACCGGAATCTTCGTAGCTGGCGCCTTTCTGGGTGTCCTGGTCATGTGCCTGCTCCAGGTTTCGCGGTCTGACGACTGACGCCGTCACCCTCGCAGCACCGGTTCACTGTTGTTTCTGCGCGTCAGGGCAGAAAGCCCCGCGCGACGGACGCTCAAGGGCCAGAGGGCCCCTGCCCCCACGGAAATCCGTGATGGATTTGGCACAACCACTTATTAAATACAAGCACTTGTTCGTGACAATACGTACTTGCGGCTACATTTTGTAAGTCGGAAGTGGCCATTGATTCAGCGTAACGAGCACCGGCAATCCAAACCGACTGCCGTTCTTGTTGTCGATTGCTTCTGCACACCCGCCTCTTTGCGGGTGGTACAGCCAGAAGGAATTCGCCGCGTTCCGGTGTTCTCGGCCCCTCTGTAGGGGCCGCCTTTCTAGCCATTTATCAGCTCGTTCCTGGTGGACGGGCTCCCCCGTGGGCAAGTACCGCGCGTGCAACCAAAGCACGACGGTTTGAAGCGCGTCAGTTGACTTTTGGAAACAAAAGTATCGATAATAACACTCTGAGAACTATTTAGTTACTTAGCCGAGGGCGAGTTCAAGCGCCTGTCTTTTCAACATCTCATCTAACCCGTCAGCGTCATCATGAAAAAACTCTCCCTCATCGTTGCAGCGACCCTTGCAGTCACCACCAGCGCAGTACTGGCGGCCACGGGCCCGGCCACTGCCACGTTCCAGGTTCTGATCAATGTCGCCAAGGCCTGCTCGGTTGTGGCGGGC
This genomic window from Variovorax paradoxus contains:
- the hpaI gene encoding 4-hydroxy-2-oxoheptanedioate aldolase translates to MPAHNTFKTALAAQRPQIGLWLSMADPYLAEVSATAGFDWLLIDGEHAPNDLRSTLAALQAVAPHAAQPVVRAVQGDTALIKQLLDIGAKNLLVPMVDTAEQARALVSATRYPPLGIRGVGSAVGRASQWSARTDYLDIADAEVCLLVQAETVAALSNLAQICDVDGIDGVFIGPADLAASMGHRGKPGHPEVQAAIETAMRTIVASGKAAGTLTSDPKLARRYLELGCSFVAVGVDVLLFAGAARKLAADFSGAPPAAEPASRAAY
- a CDS encoding LacI family DNA-binding transcriptional regulator, which encodes MRDNPSTDARRARVVDIARAAQVSTATVDRVLNRRPGVRDATVQRVLKAAGELDYLPGPELYAALTPPPLRLVFLLPAGTNRFIRMLGDMVGYSQEHWAPFNVQCRTVFIESFNPHELADALRRHGQRCDGIAMMALEHPAVREAVAALAARGLPVVTLISDLSNSERAAFVGLDNRAAGRTAGYLIGRFIGARAAKVALIAGSLSYKAHEEREAGFLHVIDEMFPRLEVVGLREGQDDAGKNYRQTRALLEQYPDMGGIYNIGGASDGVARALKEAGREQKVVFIGHGLTPDTRTLLIDGSMDAVITQSPHTTLMNCVRIFANLRDKREALSGVETTRSQVIFRENLP
- a CDS encoding TRAP transporter substrate-binding protein, with the protein product MTSLTRRSALRTLSALPAAGIVSALPRIARAAEFSYKYGNNLPLSHPLNIRAQEAADRIAKESKGRVEIKIFPNNQLGGDTDMLAQVRSGGIEFFTPSALVIATLVPVAAINAVGFAFNDYGQVWGAMDGQLGAHVRGAIAKSRLHAFEKMWDNGFRQTTSSKAAVTNAKDMDGLKIRVPVSPLSISMFKGLGAAPASLQFSEVYSALQTKIVDAQENPLPIIQVAKLFEVQKFCSLTNHIWDGYWFIANGRAWEALPDDLKTIVSRAINDAGMQQREDIKKLNESVVGDLQAKGLSINRPVAESFRAKLRESGFYGEWKGRFGPEAWALLEGAVGKLA
- a CDS encoding TRAP transporter large permease, whose protein sequence is MVHESTFEAAPFVGAGPSANALSGMAGRADRVLGGAVEAVAALLVLAEICVLFAGVVSRYVFHAPLVWSDELASILFLWLSMLGAVVALRRGEHMRMTALLQKVQPHTRAMLDAFAIAASVAFLVLIIWPSIDYAHEESFIVTPALEISNAWRAAAIPTGIGIMLAMALLRLLRVCTGRQIAVAVLGMAALVAAFWLAAPLFATLGKFNLVIFFVVVVAATVLSGVPIAFSFALATFGYLALTTRTPLLVMVGRLDEGMSHLILLAVPLFIFLGALIEMTGMARAMIQFLASLLGHVRGGLSYVLIGAMYLVSGISGSKIADMAAIAPVLFPEMVKRGAKPGDLVALLSATGAQTETIPPSIVLITIGSVTGISIAALFTGGLLPAVVLGAALCAVVWWRYRREDLSGVQRHSRREVGKLLLVALPAVLLPFVIRAAVVEGVATATEVSTIGIVYSAIVGLFVYRQFDWKRLKPMLVDTASLSGAIIFIVGCATAMAWGLTQSGFSQDLARVMGALPGGAYGFLAVSIVAFIVLGSVLEGIPAIVLFGPLLFPIAKAAGVHEVHYAMVVIFAMGIGLFAPPFGVGYYGACAVSKVNPDEGIRHIWGYIAAMLVGLVIVAAFPWFSTGFLKF
- a CDS encoding VOC family protein; its protein translation is MSRFLGEIRQLGYVVHDIEAAMDYWSTTLGVGPWFYNPKVPIKNYRYNGQAHEPHNSVALANSGYVQVELIQTRNDVPSMYRDFLQAGRTGLQHVAYWTADYDADLARLTAQGFKPVMSGEVGERGRFIYFDTEYHPGTVIELSEVAGPKGKMFDLIRNASEGWDGSEPVRPFPDLSKL
- a CDS encoding ribulose-bisphosphate carboxylase large subunit family protein — translated: MTVTERIRARYLIETPLDPAAVAEVMAGEQSCGTFTRVGGETDALRERARATVEAITELVPAEVPSLPNALLERKGTRGPWRRAHVDISFPMSNIGANLPTLAATVSGNLYDLGEVTGLRLESLQLPAAYRTQFEMPRIGIAGTRRATGVASGALVGTIIKPNVGLSANETAELVARLCAAGVDFIKDDEVCADPAHAPLAERVPAVMAVVRAHQQRTGKHVMVAFNITDETDAMKRHADLVEREGGSCVMASLNWCGHSGMQTLRRHTGLALHGHRNGYGALSRHPLLGISFQAYQTLWRLAGVDHMHVHGLQGKFSQPDSEVVESARDCFTPLTDAADDRVMPAFSSGQWAGTVPATWAAIGIDDLLFMAGGGILAHPDGAAAGVTSIRQAWSAARAGIALQEAARGAPELARALAFFGRP
- a CDS encoding four-carbon acid sugar kinase family protein, whose protein sequence is MPAAQVPAIVYYGDDFTGATDTLGTAARAGLRALLFLNTPDAARLAQAGPLDVLGIAGAARAMAPEAMQAELAPVAALFRSLSARVLHYKTCSTFDSAPHIGSIGAAVRALRGAVEQPWTAIVGGQPNIGRHCLFGHLFAAAGAGGEVFRIDRHPTMSRHPVTPMHEADLRLHLAAQGLAGMHSIPFTAASRGPDALGEALQRALRLPSAVADADDAQAVLFDVADAPQLAAIGHVLWSEARRATLLAVGPSSVVDALASALGTRSDSPADSRHVTPARGPVLVLAGSLSPVTARQVAAARSFDTVWLDAPRLAQRDAATLERHAREIAQGLARGRHMLACTRPAEQTPTEGHNVDAQSLSRAGGDLLAKVLAMAPLHRVGIAGGDTSSHAVQALDAWGLSYVADMGAGASLCRVHSDDAALDGMEIMLKGGQMGSDDVFERLVHGDAGSGPLS
- a CDS encoding phosphodiesterase, giving the protein MLIAQLSDPHIRAKGELYQGVVDSNRMFAEALAHLHALDRLPDLLVLTGDLVDEGRAEEYEMARMLLSASRIPFLVIPGNHDHRESFRAAFSDHAYLPKAGPLQWCLDDHAVRIIGLDSCVTGKHHGHIDTEGLAWLARTLAKDTVKPTLLMLHHPPFTSGIPYVDAYRCMEAQQLEDVVRSAPNVELVLCGHVHRTMLRRWGGTVVCSCPSTTTEIALQLRPGAPPQSHVGPRSCMLHLWDERQGVVSHLSHIGDFAGPYAFA
- a CDS encoding ESPR-type extended signal peptide-containing protein, translated to MNRQAHRLVFSASRGALVAVGETARSAGKRCPFPPA
- a CDS encoding integrase core domain-containing protein, which encodes MFLLLDVHGDHTTVDHSWVAEHIKADAQEIAERRRTMRRRPPRFFAVGHTWALDLSFMVNAQGFTFAMLGIIDHGSRRLLCLKQLPRKCTLALLGHLFLTMARYGVPAVIRTDNESMFASVLWRTMLAALGVCHRRSRPGCPWDNGRIERLFGTLKSLLRSIRPHTVQALRTSLKEFTWFYNHVRVHQNLKGLTPMETWNGNTLADHDCSYAS
- a CDS encoding low molecular weight protein-tyrosine-phosphatase — translated: MKSVLVVCIGNICRSPMAHVLLADALPEITVSSAGTGALIGHPADSIAQQLMAARGLDLSAHRARQITQPMCVQADLILTMDEGQRRHIENSYPLTRGRVFRLAETAKLNIPDPYRMGQEAFEHALQLIDAGVKTWAERIRQFK